The Sulfitobacter sp. SK011 genome has a window encoding:
- the petA gene encoding ubiquinol-cytochrome c reductase iron-sulfur subunit, translating into MSQADDHAGNRRDFLYYATAGTGVVAVGAAVWPLVNQMNPSADVLALSSIRVDVGGVEPGTQLTVKWLGKPVFIRHRSGAEIQEAKAQDEAAVGTLPDESARNANISDPNALATDENRVMPSPEGEAPGAWIVQMGVCTHLGCVPLADAGDFGGWFCPCHGSHYDLSGRIRKGPAPENLPIPPASWADNTTIKLG; encoded by the coding sequence GTGTCTCAAGCAGATGATCACGCAGGCAACCGGAGGGATTTCCTCTATTATGCGACTGCCGGTACAGGTGTTGTCGCCGTTGGTGCTGCCGTTTGGCCCCTGGTGAACCAGATGAACCCGTCAGCCGATGTGCTTGCGCTATCGTCTATCCGTGTGGATGTAGGCGGTGTTGAACCTGGCACGCAATTGACCGTCAAATGGCTGGGCAAGCCCGTTTTTATCCGCCACCGCAGTGGTGCTGAGATCCAAGAGGCAAAAGCGCAGGATGAGGCAGCCGTCGGCACGCTTCCTGACGAAAGTGCGCGGAATGCGAATATTTCTGACCCCAACGCATTAGCTACCGACGAAAACCGTGTGATGCCGTCACCAGAGGGCGAAGCGCCGGGTGCCTGGATCGTTCAGATGGGTGTTTGCACCCACCTTGGGTGTGTCCCGCTGGCTGATGCCGGGGATTTTGGCGGCTGGTTCTGCCCGTGCCACGGCTCTCACTACGACTTGTCTGGCCGTATCCGCAAAGGTCCGGCCCCGGAAAATCTGCCGATCCCGCCTGCGTCTTGGGCGGACAACACAACAATTAAGCTGGGTTAA
- the petB gene encoding cytochrome b, with amino-acid sequence MAGIPHDHYEPKTKGEKWLSSRLNVVGLLYDTLMIPTPKNLNWMWIWGIVLTFCLGLQIVTGIVLAMHYTPHVDQAFASVEHIMRNVNGGYMLRYLHSNGASLFFIAVYAHIFRGLYYGSYKAPREITWIIGMLIYLLMMATGFMGYVLPWGQMSFWGATVITGLFGAVPFVGESLQTFLLGGPAVDNATLNRFFSLHYLLPFVIAGLVIVHIWAFHTTGNNNPTGVEVRRGSKEEAEKDTLPFWPYFVIKDLFALAVILAIFFAVVGFMPNYLGHPDNYIEANPLATPAHIVPEWYFLPFYAILRAFTSEVWVVQIASFVTGGIIDAKFFGVLAMFGAIIVMALVPWLDTSSVRSGRYRPMFKWWFALLVIDFFALMWLGAMPAEEPYASFSLIASAYWFGYFLVILPLLGVIEKPSPQPETIEADFDAHYGPSKTTTTAAE; translated from the coding sequence ATGGCTGGAATTCCGCACGACCATTACGAGCCAAAGACCAAGGGCGAAAAGTGGCTTTCAAGCCGCCTGAATGTCGTTGGCCTGCTCTACGACACATTGATGATCCCGACACCCAAGAACCTGAACTGGATGTGGATCTGGGGCATTGTTCTGACGTTCTGTCTGGGTTTGCAGATCGTTACCGGTATTGTTCTGGCGATGCATTATACACCTCACGTTGATCAGGCGTTTGCATCTGTTGAACACATCATGCGCAATGTGAACGGCGGCTATATGCTGCGTTATTTGCATTCCAACGGTGCTTCGCTGTTCTTTATCGCTGTTTATGCGCACATCTTCCGGGGCCTGTACTATGGTTCTTACAAGGCGCCGCGTGAGATTACCTGGATCATTGGCATGTTGATTTACCTGCTGATGATGGCAACCGGTTTCATGGGCTACGTCCTGCCTTGGGGTCAGATGTCGTTCTGGGGTGCCACAGTCATTACGGGTCTGTTTGGCGCTGTCCCGTTTGTGGGCGAATCATTGCAGACCTTCCTGCTGGGCGGACCTGCGGTGGATAACGCCACGCTGAACCGTTTCTTCAGCCTGCACTATTTGCTGCCCTTCGTGATTGCGGGTCTGGTGATCGTGCATATCTGGGCGTTTCACACCACAGGCAACAACAACCCGACAGGTGTAGAAGTGCGCCGCGGATCGAAAGAAGAGGCAGAGAAAGACACGCTGCCTTTCTGGCCCTACTTCGTGATCAAAGATTTGTTTGCGCTGGCCGTGATCCTTGCGATTTTCTTTGCTGTTGTCGGCTTTATGCCGAACTATCTGGGCCATCCCGACAACTATATTGAAGCGAACCCGCTGGCGACTCCTGCGCACATCGTGCCTGAATGGTATTTCTTGCCCTTCTATGCGATCCTGCGGGCATTCACCTCTGAGGTTTGGGTCGTACAGATCGCCTCCTTTGTCACAGGTGGCATTATCGACGCGAAGTTCTTTGGTGTTCTGGCGATGTTTGGTGCGATTATTGTGATGGCGCTGGTTCCATGGCTGGATACGTCGAGCGTGCGTTCGGGCCGCTATCGGCCAATGTTCAAATGGTGGTTTGCCCTGCTGGTCATCGACTTCTTCGCATTGATGTGGCTGGGTGCCATGCCAGCGGAAGAGCCCTATGCCAGTTTCTCGCTTATCGCATCGGCATACTGGTTCGGGTACTTCTTGGTTATCCTGCCGTTGCTGGGTGTTATTGAGAAACCTTCACCGCAGCCAGAAACCATCGAAGCCGATTTTGACGCGCATTATGGCCCGTCAAAGACAACGACAACTGCGGCGGAGTAA
- a CDS encoding cytochrome c1 produces the protein MIKKHILSAAMAIVLAPAAFAAGGGDAHIENIDFSFDGPFGSYDVNQLQRGLQIYTEVCSACHGLQYVALRTLGDDGGPSLPEDQVIEYAKQWDVYDADLDDTRSATPVDHFPGSNLENAPDLSLMAKKRAAFHGPYGLGINQFLKGTGGAEYIAALMTSYTGETKEQAGATFYENTAFPGGWISMAPPIEDEQVEFVDGHANDAHHLAEDVSAFLMWTAEPKMGDRKQAGFAGVLFLTLLSVLLYLTNKRLWAPIKHKEND, from the coding sequence ATGATAAAAAAACATATCCTCTCTGCTGCTATGGCGATTGTTCTGGCACCTGCCGCATTCGCGGCGGGTGGCGGAGACGCCCACATTGAAAACATCGACTTTTCATTCGATGGGCCTTTCGGGTCATACGATGTGAACCAGTTGCAGCGTGGCTTGCAGATCTACACTGAGGTCTGTTCAGCCTGTCACGGTCTTCAATATGTCGCCCTGCGGACATTGGGCGATGATGGTGGTCCGAGCCTGCCAGAAGACCAGGTAATTGAATATGCCAAGCAGTGGGACGTGTATGACGCCGATCTGGATGATACGCGTTCGGCTACTCCGGTCGATCATTTTCCGGGTTCCAACCTGGAAAACGCACCTGATTTGTCTTTGATGGCCAAAAAACGCGCGGCGTTTCACGGACCCTATGGATTGGGCATCAATCAGTTCCTCAAAGGTACTGGTGGCGCTGAATACATCGCAGCTTTGATGACCAGCTATACCGGTGAAACCAAAGAACAGGCTGGTGCCACGTTTTATGAAAACACCGCCTTTCCCGGTGGCTGGATTTCTATGGCACCGCCTATTGAAGATGAGCAGGTAGAGTTTGTCGATGGCCATGCGAACGATGCACATCATCTGGCAGAGGATGTGTCTGCGTTCTTGATGTGGACGGCCGAACCTAAAATGGGTGATCGCAAGCAGGCCGGTTTTGCCGGCGTGTTGTTCCTGACGTTGCTATCCGTGCTGCTTTATCTGACCAACAAGCGTCTTTGGGCACCGATCAAGCACAAAGAAAACGACTGA
- a CDS encoding Crp/Fnr family transcriptional regulator yields MNSTPPLFESGFLGNASDDLRDLMTALAVRQDLRKGETLFVQGDQGETLYAVLSGALEVSVTSPEGRKLSLQIMHKGAVFGEICLFDPGPRTATITALKATSVLGIRNSDVLKALRDKPRLNIDMIQLAGKRLRWMGAQLNEQVFLPLPARLARKILHLTGNGQTPTDKLIMSQSDLAEFVGASREAVSKTLSIWKADGVIDLNRGGLILRDRNSLTKIANIIDF; encoded by the coding sequence GTGAATTCGACACCCCCGCTATTCGAGTCAGGTTTCCTTGGCAACGCGTCGGATGATCTGCGTGACTTGATGACAGCGCTCGCTGTCCGGCAGGACCTGCGCAAAGGCGAGACACTTTTTGTTCAGGGCGATCAGGGCGAGACGCTTTATGCTGTGCTCTCCGGTGCTCTCGAAGTCAGCGTCACATCGCCTGAAGGCCGAAAATTGAGCCTTCAGATTATGCACAAGGGCGCGGTTTTTGGCGAAATCTGCTTGTTTGATCCCGGCCCCAGAACAGCAACAATAACAGCACTCAAAGCCACATCTGTTCTGGGCATTCGAAACTCTGACGTCCTCAAGGCCCTACGGGATAAACCTAGGCTGAACATCGACATGATCCAGCTTGCAGGAAAACGTCTGCGGTGGATGGGGGCGCAGTTGAATGAACAGGTATTTTTGCCCCTGCCAGCCCGACTTGCGCGCAAAATCCTGCATTTGACCGGCAATGGACAAACCCCGACCGATAAACTGATCATGTCCCAATCGGATCTGGCCGAGTTTGTGGGCGCAAGCCGCGAAGCGGTCTCAAAAACCCTGTCGATCTGGAAGGCTGATGGCGTGATCGACCTTAATCGGGGTGGCCTGATACTGCGTGACCGAAATTCATTAACAAAAATCGCAAATATCATCGATTTTTAA
- the mtaB gene encoding tRNA (N(6)-L-threonylcarbamoyladenosine(37)-C(2))-methylthiotransferase MtaB: MSAPVFSNHGCRLNAYEVEAMKDLAGQAGLKDAVVVNTCAVTAEAVRKARQDIRKLRKAHPDARLIVTGCAAQTEPDTFAKMAEVDAVIGNTEKMQAGTWTGLAADFIGTTEAVQVDDIMSVTETAGHLIDGFGTRSRAYVQVQNGCDHRCTFCIIPFGRGNSRSVPAGVVVDQIKRLVDKGFNEVVLTGVDLTSWGADLPATPKLGDLVMRILRLVPDLPRLRISSIDSIEVDDNLMQAIATERRLMPHLHLSLQHGDDMILKRMKRRHLRDDAIRFTETAMQLRPDMTFGADIIAGFPTETEAMFENSLRLVDDCNLTWLHVFPYSTRPGTPAARMPAVNGTDIKSRAARLRMAGTIRVVDHLRNQVGKTHHILMESPTMGRTEQFTPVLFDQPRPEGQIVQARILSAAADHLAA; the protein is encoded by the coding sequence ATGAGCGCGCCTGTTTTCTCAAATCACGGGTGCCGGCTGAACGCTTACGAAGTTGAGGCGATGAAAGATCTGGCGGGTCAGGCAGGGCTGAAAGATGCTGTGGTGGTCAACACCTGTGCGGTGACGGCAGAGGCGGTGCGCAAAGCACGCCAGGACATCCGCAAGCTGCGCAAGGCCCACCCTGATGCACGGTTGATCGTGACAGGGTGTGCGGCACAGACCGAGCCTGACACTTTTGCCAAAATGGCCGAGGTCGACGCCGTAATTGGCAACACCGAAAAGATGCAGGCGGGCACGTGGACCGGCCTTGCCGCAGACTTTATCGGCACGACCGAGGCTGTTCAGGTGGATGACATCATGTCCGTCACTGAGACGGCTGGTCATTTGATCGATGGTTTTGGCACCCGCAGCCGCGCCTACGTGCAGGTTCAGAATGGCTGCGATCACCGCTGTACGTTTTGCATCATCCCCTTTGGGCGCGGCAATTCCAGGTCTGTTCCGGCGGGCGTGGTCGTAGATCAGATCAAGCGGCTGGTGGACAAGGGATTTAACGAGGTTGTACTGACGGGCGTTGATCTGACGTCATGGGGTGCTGACCTGCCTGCGACCCCCAAATTGGGTGATCTGGTGATGCGCATCTTGCGGTTGGTCCCTGACCTGCCCCGCCTGCGCATTTCATCAATTGATAGCATTGAGGTGGACGACAACCTGATGCAAGCCATCGCAACAGAACGACGTCTGATGCCGCATCTGCATCTGTCGCTCCAACATGGCGACGACATGATCCTCAAACGGATGAAACGACGTCATTTGCGAGACGATGCAATCCGTTTTACCGAAACGGCCATGCAATTGCGTCCCGACATGACTTTTGGGGCCGATATCATTGCGGGATTCCCGACAGAGACCGAGGCGATGTTTGAAAATTCACTGCGGTTGGTGGACGATTGCAACCTGACGTGGCTGCATGTCTTTCCCTACTCCACCCGTCCCGGTACCCCTGCCGCGCGGATGCCCGCGGTGAACGGTACCGACATCAAGTCCCGCGCAGCGCGTCTGCGGATGGCGGGAACGATCCGCGTCGTGGATCACCTGCGCAATCAAGTCGGGAAGACACATCATATCCTGATGGAAAGCCCGACAATGGGGCGCACTGAACAATTCACTCCAGTGCTGTTTGATCAACCCCGTCCCGAAGGACAGATTGTTCAGGCAAGAATTCTGTCCGCCGCCGCCGATCATCTTGCCGCATAG
- the dapF gene encoding diaminopimelate epimerase produces MTPDLPFMKMHGLGNDFVVVDARACDLNITATMAKGIGDRHFGVGFDQLAVISNGSGDAYLTFYNADGSVSAACGNATRCIARYLMEESGADHLHLTTDRGDLVARDAGNGLTAINMGQPQLQWHEIPLAHEMDTLELPMDGVPTATGMGNPHCTFFVPDVAAIDLAQFGPTIEHHPLFPMRTNVQIAQIVGPDHIRMRVWERGVGVTWASGSSSCATGVAAARRGLTGRDVRIDLDGGTLHVNWREDGVWMTGPTMHVFSGTLTSDFLMSIT; encoded by the coding sequence TTGACACCTGATTTGCCCTTTATGAAAATGCACGGGCTGGGAAACGACTTTGTCGTCGTGGACGCGCGTGCGTGTGACCTGAATATTACGGCTACGATGGCCAAGGGAATCGGGGACCGGCATTTTGGCGTTGGCTTTGACCAGCTGGCGGTGATCAGCAACGGCAGCGGTGACGCATATCTGACCTTTTATAATGCTGACGGCTCTGTCTCTGCGGCATGCGGGAATGCCACACGCTGTATTGCTCGGTACTTGATGGAGGAAAGCGGGGCCGATCATCTGCACCTGACCACAGATCGCGGTGATCTGGTCGCCAGGGACGCTGGCAATGGCCTGACAGCGATCAATATGGGGCAACCGCAACTGCAATGGCATGAAATCCCTCTGGCGCACGAAATGGACACGCTTGAATTGCCCATGGATGGGGTGCCAACGGCGACAGGGATGGGCAATCCGCATTGCACCTTTTTTGTGCCTGATGTGGCAGCCATTGACCTCGCACAGTTTGGACCAACCATCGAACATCATCCACTCTTTCCGATGCGGACCAACGTACAGATTGCTCAGATCGTTGGCCCCGATCACATTCGTATGCGGGTCTGGGAGCGTGGCGTCGGCGTCACCTGGGCGTCAGGCTCTTCGTCCTGCGCGACGGGCGTTGCAGCGGCGCGCAGGGGCCTCACAGGGCGTGATGTGCGCATTGATCTGGATGGCGGCACATTGCACGTCAACTGGCGCGAGGATGGTGTCTGGATGACAGGTCCGACCATGCATGTATTCAGCGGAACGCTGACATCCGACTTTTTGATGAGCATCACATGA
- a CDS encoding AlpA family transcriptional regulator: MRILSKPQLKELVLYSPQHVARLEKAGLFPKRVQLGPNRVGWVEDEVLDWLQTRMEGREEA, encoded by the coding sequence ATGAGGATACTTTCAAAACCCCAACTGAAGGAGTTGGTTCTGTATTCACCGCAACATGTCGCACGTCTGGAAAAGGCAGGCCTATTCCCCAAGCGGGTACAGCTGGGCCCGAACAGAGTGGGATGGGTCGAGGATGAAGTGCTGGACTGGCTTCAAACACGGATGGAGGGTCGCGAGGAGGCCTGA
- a CDS encoding replication-relaxation family protein, with protein sequence MSHTDSLQHKKKTDSLGRATFHHIVPLADVRPTPREIRWFKHIERHGPLNSAHLHALTKDTHRCRDTSLRQLQKLRAGGFLMLPRQQRFTEHADFNPYIYDLTKQARAHLIDLGLAEPAVRPTGHWGHGAAVSSVTSAIEIAAAQDDVRYIPAHEILAIKQAFLTIPIGRRKLIPDQLFALDYGGRYRAFMLEVDRGTEPKTSSAARKSYASSIEMYRQMIEQNIHRANYGLKATVLILWVFSRRSNEQRFLDLVGQFGGPAKNLFCAQVMPNDRAAQTTIGSHYENNWARCQSAPVLLSRSGLKTG encoded by the coding sequence ATGAGCCACACAGATTCACTGCAGCACAAGAAAAAAACCGACAGCCTGGGGCGCGCAACATTCCATCACATCGTTCCATTGGCCGATGTGCGCCCCACGCCTCGTGAAATCCGCTGGTTCAAGCATATTGAGCGTCACGGGCCACTAAACTCTGCGCATCTACATGCACTCACCAAAGACACGCACCGCTGCAGGGATACAAGCCTGCGGCAATTGCAGAAATTGCGGGCCGGTGGATTTTTGATGCTACCGCGTCAACAGCGATTCACCGAGCACGCCGACTTCAACCCCTACATCTATGACCTGACCAAACAGGCGCGCGCTCATCTCATTGATCTCGGCCTGGCCGAACCCGCCGTGCGGCCAACAGGGCATTGGGGCCATGGAGCTGCCGTCTCCAGCGTGACCAGCGCGATTGAGATCGCGGCAGCGCAGGATGACGTGCGGTATATCCCAGCCCATGAAATCCTCGCCATCAAGCAAGCTTTCCTCACTATTCCGATTGGCCGTCGCAAACTGATCCCGGATCAGCTTTTTGCCTTGGATTACGGTGGTAGATATCGCGCCTTCATGTTGGAAGTAGATCGCGGAACCGAACCCAAGACATCAAGTGCGGCCCGCAAGAGTTATGCCTCATCGATTGAGATGTACCGACAGATGATTGAACAGAACATTCACCGCGCCAACTATGGCCTCAAGGCGACGGTGTTAATTCTATGGGTGTTCTCGCGACGCAGCAATGAACAGCGGTTTCTGGACTTGGTTGGCCAGTTTGGTGGCCCGGCAAAAAACCTTTTCTGCGCGCAAGTGATGCCGAATGACAGGGCCGCTCAAACCACCATCGGTTCCCATTATGAGAACAATTGGGCCAGATGCCAAAGCGCGCCAGTGCTGTTGTCCCGATCTGGTCTGAAGACCGGCTGA
- a CDS encoding ATP-binding protein — MAGSNSDNFNGLILSFFIISGILALAAFLTPVLLVGIPAYVFYRLYKESPRRLERLAREETEILYNHALSGQVRLSDAEIDAALSHHWPPDTPEALKIQLLEIGRALLNDEGLSPEIPPMPALCNTVEGARYRDMLARSGQARSDRVMVLTALDVISDSLGTIAQAVPPIEGDVLVDVTQFVHPLGQAVQNVIAPFFADTDYNHFKRLRDRIDANLSRTNRTQPIFPSDYKGDDVVETYLAGTHLKELFRLRTPFEIPENSRFEHMHIVAGSGHGKTQTLQYFLANDLEDVVRGDKSVVVIDSQGDLINTILKAKTLPPERIVLIDPEDIAFPVSLNLFSVGQGRLENYNALERERLTNSIIELYDFVLGSLLSAGMTAKQSVVFRYVTRLMFHIPDATIHTLRELMEPGGTEKYRDHIAKLEGTPRRFFETEFDSKEFTNTKTQVLRRLYGVLENQTFERMFTNPQSKFDMFTELNAGKLILINTSKSLLKEQGTEIFGRFFIALITQAAQERATLPARDRLPAMIYIDEAHDYFDQNIGIILSQARKYRVGMIMAHQFLGQLSNGLQEAFEANTSIKLAGGVSARDARALAGQMSCDADLIQRQPKGTFATFVRGLTDRAVPISVPFFVMENRERATKAEIDAIREHSRNAYAEPWQSKAEDSGTSDETRPNPPEENEPDDPANPSPEL, encoded by the coding sequence ATGGCAGGTTCAAACTCGGATAACTTCAATGGGTTAATCCTGTCCTTCTTTATTATCTCCGGCATCCTCGCCCTGGCGGCTTTCCTTACGCCGGTTCTGCTGGTCGGCATTCCGGCCTATGTTTTCTATCGGCTCTACAAAGAAAGCCCACGACGTCTGGAGCGTCTGGCCCGCGAGGAAACGGAAATTCTCTACAACCACGCGCTGAGCGGACAGGTGCGCCTGAGCGACGCTGAGATCGATGCCGCCCTGTCGCATCACTGGCCGCCAGACACGCCAGAGGCTCTCAAGATCCAATTGCTGGAGATCGGGCGCGCCTTGCTCAATGACGAAGGTTTGAGTCCAGAAATCCCACCAATGCCTGCACTCTGCAACACCGTTGAGGGCGCGCGGTATCGCGACATGCTGGCGCGATCCGGGCAGGCCCGCAGCGACCGGGTCATGGTTTTGACTGCACTAGATGTCATCTCGGACAGCCTGGGCACCATTGCACAGGCCGTGCCGCCGATTGAGGGCGACGTGCTGGTCGATGTGACCCAGTTTGTGCACCCACTGGGGCAGGCGGTACAGAATGTCATCGCACCGTTTTTTGCTGACACTGACTACAACCACTTCAAGCGCTTACGGGACCGGATTGACGCTAATCTCAGTCGGACCAATCGCACCCAGCCGATCTTCCCGAGCGACTATAAGGGCGATGATGTTGTGGAGACCTATCTGGCAGGCACTCATTTGAAAGAATTGTTCCGACTCAGAACCCCATTTGAGATCCCGGAAAACAGCCGGTTTGAACACATGCACATTGTGGCTGGATCGGGTCACGGCAAAACCCAGACCCTGCAATACTTCCTGGCGAACGATCTGGAAGATGTGGTGCGGGGTGACAAATCGGTCGTGGTGATCGACAGCCAGGGCGATCTGATCAATACAATCCTGAAGGCGAAAACCCTGCCACCCGAACGGATTGTTCTGATTGATCCAGAAGACATCGCCTTTCCGGTCAGCCTCAACCTGTTCTCCGTTGGCCAGGGTCGCCTTGAAAACTACAACGCCCTCGAACGTGAGCGGCTGACCAATTCCATCATTGAGCTTTATGACTTTGTTCTGGGATCGCTGCTGTCAGCGGGCATGACCGCCAAGCAATCCGTGGTCTTTCGCTATGTTACGCGCCTGATGTTTCATATTCCTGACGCGACGATCCACACCTTACGCGAGCTGATGGAACCCGGCGGCACGGAAAAGTACCGCGATCACATTGCCAAGCTGGAAGGCACGCCGCGCCGATTCTTTGAAACCGAGTTCGACAGCAAGGAATTCACCAACACCAAAACGCAAGTGCTGCGCCGTCTCTATGGCGTGCTGGAAAATCAGACCTTCGAGCGGATGTTTACCAACCCGCAGTCGAAGTTCGACATGTTCACTGAATTGAACGCAGGCAAGCTGATCCTGATCAACACCTCAAAATCACTACTGAAAGAACAGGGCACCGAGATCTTCGGCCGCTTCTTCATTGCTCTGATCACTCAGGCCGCCCAAGAGCGTGCCACGCTGCCCGCGCGCGATCGCCTGCCTGCCATGATCTACATCGATGAGGCGCATGATTACTTCGACCAGAACATTGGCATCATCCTCAGTCAGGCGCGCAAATACCGCGTCGGGATGATCATGGCGCACCAGTTCCTGGGCCAGCTCAGCAACGGGCTGCAAGAAGCATTTGAAGCCAACACGTCAATCAAACTCGCCGGAGGTGTCTCAGCCCGTGATGCGCGCGCCTTGGCGGGGCAAATGTCGTGTGATGCCGATCTGATCCAGCGCCAGCCCAAGGGCACTTTTGCCACCTTTGTGCGGGGATTAACCGACCGCGCCGTGCCCATCAGCGTTCCATTCTTTGTTATGGAAAATCGGGAACGCGCCACAAAAGCTGAGATTGATGCAATCCGGGAACACAGCCGCAACGCCTATGCGGAACCATGGCAGAGCAAGGCTGAAGACAGCGGAACATCGGATGAGACGCGGCCGAATCCACCAGAAGAAAACGAACCCGACGATCCCGCGAACCCTTCGCCAGAGCTTTGA
- a CDS encoding HpcH/HpaI aldolase/citrate lyase family protein codes for MENPKNLFKAGLKTGQTQLGIWNTIGGNTVPEMLGGAGFDWVLVDCEHAAIETIEVLPALQAIGQHSQVSALVRPAANDPTQFKRILDMGAQTLLVPYVQTPQEAAAAVHAMRYGPHGMRGMAGMTRATRYGKVDDYFHTAWDELCLVVQVETVEGLRNLDAIATTDGVDAVFIGPADLSASMGLPGQMTHPDVDAAVGDAIKRLVELGVPAGVMALDPDAADRYLALGATFVAVAVDLVLLADAVKSIKDRFA; via the coding sequence ATGGAAAACCCGAAAAACCTGTTCAAAGCGGGCCTGAAAACAGGGCAGACGCAACTTGGCATCTGGAACACCATCGGCGGCAATACGGTGCCGGAGATGCTTGGCGGGGCGGGGTTTGATTGGGTCTTGGTCGATTGCGAACACGCGGCGATTGAAACGATCGAGGTCTTGCCCGCCTTGCAAGCGATCGGCCAGCACAGCCAAGTGTCCGCCTTGGTGCGGCCTGCGGCCAACGATCCGACCCAGTTCAAACGCATTCTGGATATGGGGGCCCAAACCCTGCTTGTCCCCTACGTCCAGACGCCGCAAGAAGCCGCCGCGGCCGTGCACGCCATGCGCTATGGCCCGCACGGCATGCGTGGCATGGCAGGCATGACCCGCGCGACCCGCTACGGGAAAGTCGACGATTACTTCCACACCGCTTGGGATGAGCTTTGTCTGGTCGTGCAGGTCGAGACAGTTGAGGGGCTGAGGAATCTGGATGCAATCGCTACAACAGACGGCGTCGATGCGGTCTTTATCGGCCCAGCTGATCTGAGCGCGAGCATGGGACTGCCCGGGCAAATGACCCATCCGGACGTCGACGCCGCAGTTGGTGACGCGATCAAGCGATTGGTCGAACTTGGTGTTCCGGCAGGCGTCATGGCACTCGACCCCGATGCGGCAGATCGTTACCTCGCCCTCGGCGCGACCTTCGTCGCCGTTGCCGTCGATCTCGTCCTGTTGGCGGATGCTGTCAAATCCATCAAAGACCGTTTCGCTTAA